One Lytechinus variegatus isolate NC3 chromosome 14, Lvar_3.0, whole genome shotgun sequence genomic region harbors:
- the LOC121427479 gene encoding zinc finger protein 362-like yields the protein MSEDSMASSLSANLETAYIWARDSMEQASRFPIRVPHLVNAKQERGAFDQAKAMERFPLPLPPQLAHEMNLGLLQQQQQLQQQQQQQQQSNQQNEKSLNNHQQSPSNGASMLTSQSHSQPGPSQATTTQATSHTSGPGSGKRGRKPGSKSRNSQPPHLHTGLPGEPRIRPGPTLDDVGETREYRCKVCPLIFYSKSDVLLHGRSHKEGKPYKCEDCGKAFSSTSYVTQHMKVHTNEKPYHCTFCEKTFKQLSHLQQHTRIHTGERPYRCNQPGCEKSFTQLSNLQQHWRRHNKDKPYKCRDCYRAFDDPDVLQNHTQSHENNRREKRFSCGVCGKSYVQELYLMKHMEKHPHIVGQAINIINHVTNSVTAINPHINVAGHANPPPEFKPKKKKKKKQQHQQQQQVATSGIDNPMPLPPVSVISNPNATLERNSYSVPPPAAPQHEVRQGSETPGPSTSIPASHLPHTNGIMTSQTMGLPHNISTTIHSALPAFHNAAGFPMSLPAGVNPVFSTVYNMAR from the exons ATGAGTGAAGACAGCATGGCCTCCTCTCTATCCGCAAACCTGGAGACCGCGTACATATGGGCCAGGGATTCCATGGAG CAAGCGTCAAGGTTTCCAATACGAGTACCCCATCTTGTAAATGCCAAACAAGAAAGGGGAG CTTTTGATCAAGCCAAAGCAATGGAACGCTTTCCTCTCCCACTGCCACCACAACTTGCACATGAAATGAATCTTGGACTCCtacaacaacagcagcaacttcagcaacagcagcagcaacaacaacaaagcaACCAGCAGAATGAAAAATCTCTGAACAACCATCAACAATCCCCTAGCAATGGTGCTAGCATGCTTACCAGTCAGTCTCACAGTCAACCTGGACCTAGTCAAGCTACCACAACTCAAGCCACCTCGCATACGTCAGGTCCAGGGTCCGGGAAGCGAGGTCGGAAACCAGGGTCAAAGTCGCGCAACAGCCAGCCTCCACATCTACACACAGGTCTACCGGGTGAGCCACGAATACGGCCCGGTCCTACATTAGACGACGTAGGTGAGACACGGGAGTACAGGTGTAAAGTTTGTCCGCTGATTTTCTATAGCAAATCAGATGTTTTGCTTCATGGTCGCTCACATAAAGAAGGTAAACCTTATAAATGCGAAGACTGCGGAAAAGCCTTCTCAAGCACGTCTTACGTCACGCAGCACATGAAGGTGCATACGAATGAGAAGCCATACCATTGTACTTTTTGTGAAAAGACATTTAAGCAGCTTTCACATCTCCAGCAGCACACACGTATACATACAGGAGAGAGGCCTTACCGCTGCAATCAGCCAGGCTGCGAGAAATCCTTCACCCAGTTGTCTAATCTACAGCAGCACTGGCGGCGGCACAACAAGGACAAGCCGTACAAATGCCGCGATTGCTACCGTGCGTTCGACGATCCGGACGTGCTGCAGAACCACACGCAGTCCCACGAGAACAACCGGCGCGAGAAGCGCTTTTCGTGCGGGGTGTGCGGAAAGTCCTACGTTCAAGAGCTGTACTTAATGAAGCACATGGAGAAACACCCCCACATCGTAGGCCAAgccatcaatatcatcaaccATGTCACCAACTCTGTGACAGCCATCAACCCACACATCAACGTAGCCGGACATGCGAATCCACCGCCAGAGTTCAAGcccaagaagaagaaaaagaagaagcaacAACATCAACAGCAGCAACAAGTTGCCACATCGGGCATCGACAACCCCATGCCGCTACCGCCTGTGAGTGTCATCTCCAACCCCAACGCAACCTTGGAACGCAATTCCTACAGCGTGCCCCCACCAGCAGCTCCGCAGCACGAGGTAAGACAGGGTAGTGAAACCCCAGGGCCAAGCACCAGCATACCAGCTTCTCACCTACCCCATACCAATGGCATCATGACCAGCCAGACTATGGGGTTACCACACAACATCTCTACAACCATACATTCAGCCCTTCCAGCTTTCCATAATGCTGCTGGGTTTCCCATGTCGTTACCAGCCGGTGTCAACCCGGTGTTTTCTACGGTCTACAACATGGCCAGATGA